Proteins from one Crocosphaera sp. UHCC 0190 genomic window:
- a CDS encoding potassium channel protein, which yields MTLYSFEEKYRRLRQELFGGAIALGGVFCLGTLWYWLIEKWSIIEAAYMTTITLSTVGFLEVHPLDDKSRLFTIALILMGVITIGYIVNRLTEALIQGYFQEGIRQRQERRLIDTLENHCIVCGFGRTARQVAVEFTAEEVPFVIIDSRPEQVEEAGQLGYIVIQGDATRDECLINARIDQAVCLVSALTSDAENLYTVLSAKTLNPKIRAIARASTEEAVLKLQRAGADAVVSPYITGGRRLAAAALRPQVMDFVDGILTGTDRTFYMEEFLLDPKSCPCVGQSLSEARLRLQSGSLVLAIRRSDGTLIGGPTGETELMAGDLLICMGTPEQLRQLNQILGPIRSSSTARPPRQK from the coding sequence ATGACCTTATATTCTTTTGAAGAAAAATACCGACGTTTACGACAAGAATTATTCGGTGGGGCGATCGCCCTAGGGGGTGTTTTTTGCCTGGGAACCTTATGGTATTGGTTGATCGAAAAATGGTCAATCATCGAAGCCGCTTATATGACCACGATCACCCTCTCAACGGTAGGATTTTTGGAAGTTCATCCCCTGGATGATAAATCTCGATTGTTCACCATTGCTTTAATTTTAATGGGAGTGATTACCATTGGTTATATTGTTAATCGATTAACCGAAGCCTTAATTCAAGGTTATTTTCAAGAAGGAATTCGACAACGACAGGAGAGACGCTTGATAGACACCTTAGAAAACCATTGTATCGTTTGCGGGTTTGGACGTACGGCCCGTCAAGTGGCCGTTGAATTCACAGCCGAAGAAGTCCCCTTTGTTATTATAGATTCCCGTCCTGAGCAAGTCGAAGAAGCTGGACAATTAGGTTATATCGTCATACAAGGAGATGCTACCCGTGATGAATGTTTGATCAATGCCAGAATCGATCAAGCCGTTTGTTTAGTCTCTGCCTTAACTTCCGATGCGGAAAACCTCTACACGGTTTTATCGGCCAAAACTTTAAACCCCAAAATTCGGGCGATCGCCCGTGCGAGTACGGAGGAAGCCGTCTTAAAATTACAAAGAGCGGGGGCTGATGCGGTTGTCTCTCCCTATATTACTGGGGGCAGACGGTTGGCGGCGGCGGCGTTGCGGCCACAAGTGATGGACTTTGTGGATGGAATTTTAACAGGAACCGATCGCACCTTCTACATGGAAGAATTTCTGCTTGATCCCAAGTCTTGTCCTTGTGTGGGGCAAAGCTTGAGTGAAGCAAGACTGAGACTTCAATCAGGGTCCTTAGTTTTAGCCATTCGTCGGTCTGATGGGACTTTAATTGGGGGCCCCACGGGAGAGACAGAATTAATGGCCGGGGACTTATTAATTTGTATGGGAACCCCTGAACAGCTAAGGCAACTTAACCAGATTTTAGGGCCAATTCGCTCTTCTTCAACTGCCCGTCCACCGAGACAAAAGTAA
- a CDS encoding glycogen debranching protein, with amino-acid sequence MIIWVNEQIDPCGIVYSCLACYDEKAAKDCHQTWLNNLTEDQKKEGWIACLRTVESWDDVPVNALKLSV; translated from the coding sequence ATGATAATTTGGGTAAATGAACAAATCGATCCCTGTGGAATTGTCTATTCTTGTCTTGCTTGCTATGATGAAAAAGCGGCAAAAGACTGTCATCAAACTTGGTTAAATAACCTGACAGAAGACCAAAAAAAAGAAGGTTGGATAGCTTGTTTAAGAACAGTAGAATCATGGGATGATGTACCAGTCAATGCACTTAAATTGAGTGTTTAG
- a CDS encoding glycosyltransferase, translating to MRKLYFLVPGTGKKFACGGLFAELKAFNLAQQVCSSAIVTYRQRETDNLFLDDVLKTQDLDDVIFVISWGFDVPKLAAKLKHYNVIYHAHSAGYGFNLPSSVPIITVSRNTMGYWGQKSPNTLIYYLPNQISDEFTNLNLQRDIDVLIQARKSSEYLLKQLIPRLQKHCNVVVIDSFVEDLAKIFNQSKVYLYDSAEYWAQQRVSEGFGLQPMEALACGCQVFSSINGGLSDYLDPGFNCHKIAGYSTEYDVQRILKAVHSSEKLTLSPQVLDEYRGDNIIKRLEIILDDINFFFDHKSQHLGDIKALTPFKILQLLLGKAWRKIIK from the coding sequence ATGAGAAAACTTTATTTTTTAGTACCAGGAACAGGAAAAAAATTTGCTTGTGGAGGACTTTTTGCTGAATTAAAAGCGTTTAATTTAGCTCAACAAGTTTGTTCCTCAGCTATTGTTACCTATCGTCAACGAGAAACCGACAATCTTTTTTTAGACGATGTTCTTAAAACACAGGATTTAGATGATGTTATTTTTGTGATTAGTTGGGGTTTTGATGTTCCTAAATTGGCGGCTAAGTTAAAGCATTACAATGTGATTTATCACGCTCATAGTGCGGGTTATGGATTTAATTTACCTTCTAGTGTCCCGATTATAACTGTTAGTAGAAATACGATGGGTTATTGGGGACAAAAATCTCCTAATACTTTAATTTATTATTTACCGAATCAAATTTCTGATGAGTTTACCAACTTAAATTTACAGCGAGATATTGATGTTTTAATTCAAGCCAGAAAATCCTCTGAATATTTATTAAAACAGTTAATTCCTCGTTTACAAAAACACTGTAATGTTGTGGTAATTGATTCTTTTGTGGAAGATTTAGCCAAGATTTTTAATCAGTCTAAAGTCTATCTTTACGACTCAGCAGAATATTGGGCGCAACAGCGAGTTAGTGAAGGGTTTGGACTGCAACCGATGGAAGCTTTAGCCTGTGGTTGTCAAGTTTTTTCGAGTATTAATGGGGGACTTTCCGATTATTTAGATCCTGGATTTAATTGCCATAAAATTGCGGGTTATTCAACAGAATATGATGTACAACGTATTTTAAAAGCAGTACATTCATCAGAAAAATTAACCTTGTCACCCCAGGTTTTAGATGAATATCGCGGTGATAATATTATCAAACGATTAGAAATAATTCTAGATGATATTAATTTCTTTTTTGACCATAAATCTCAACATTTAGGGGATATTAAGGCTTTAACTCCCTTTAAAATACTTCAATTATTGTTAGGAAAAGCATGGAGAAAAATAATTAAATAG
- a CDS encoding RluA family pseudouridine synthase, which yields MTIKLIVEDPGDRLDLWLSQHLCDLSRSHLQKLIEQGNITLNNEVCTNKKIKVRLGDILQIFIPSPQPLALEPEAIPLDILYEDDELIIINKPAGLVVHPAPGHETGTLVHALLYHCSNLAGIGGVKRPGIVHRLDKDTTGAIVVAKTDFSHQHLQSQIKQKTALREYLGVVYGVPINKQEDGQKIDNGIINLPIGRHPVDRKKMAVVPIEKGGREAVTHWKTLERLGNYTLIEFRLETGRTHQIRVHSSHIGHPIVGDPLYSSNHSIGVNLSGQALHAYKLSLVHPVTEEKIEAIAPLPGEFNKLLASLRHKIKST from the coding sequence ATGACTATTAAATTAATTGTAGAAGATCCAGGCGATCGCTTAGATCTTTGGTTATCACAACATCTTTGTGATCTCTCTCGTTCCCATCTTCAAAAACTGATTGAACAGGGAAATATAACCCTAAATAATGAAGTTTGTACTAACAAGAAAATCAAGGTAAGATTAGGAGATATACTACAAATTTTTATTCCTTCTCCCCAACCTTTAGCATTGGAACCAGAAGCAATTCCCTTAGATATTTTATATGAAGATGATGAACTAATTATTATTAATAAACCTGCGGGGTTAGTGGTACATCCTGCCCCTGGTCATGAGACAGGAACCCTCGTTCATGCCCTATTATATCATTGTTCTAATTTAGCAGGAATTGGAGGGGTAAAACGGCCTGGAATTGTTCACCGTTTAGACAAAGATACCACGGGGGCAATCGTCGTAGCAAAAACAGATTTTTCTCATCAACATTTACAATCACAAATTAAGCAGAAAACGGCACTAAGAGAGTATTTAGGAGTAGTTTATGGTGTGCCAATTAATAAGCAGGAAGATGGGCAAAAAATCGACAACGGAATCATTAATTTACCTATTGGCCGTCATCCCGTAGATCGGAAAAAAATGGCAGTTGTTCCCATAGAAAAAGGAGGAAGAGAAGCAGTTACCCATTGGAAAACTTTAGAAAGATTAGGGAATTATACATTAATAGAGTTTCGCTTAGAAACCGGAAGAACTCATCAAATAAGGGTACATAGTAGTCATATTGGTCATCCCATTGTTGGTGATCCTTTGTATAGTTCTAATCATTCTATTGGGGTTAATTTATCAGGACAAGCATTGCACGCTTATAAACTTAGTTTAGTCCATCCTGTGACGGAGGAAAAGATTGAAGCGATCGCCCCATTACCCGGTGAATTTAATAAACTTTTAGCAAGTTTGCGACACAAAATTAAGTCTACTTAA
- a CDS encoding WD40 repeat domain-containing protein: MGNLIGAKILEGHTKSVKTVAFSADGQVLASGSKDKTIKLWYLGKNKQITLTGHGDSEWFANINSVAFNSPYKLLGSASDDKTIRLWSLETGKEVKKFMNNDEKVYSLAFSPDGKLLASGGEDKTVKLWSITENQHLYTFQGHNDGVLSVVFSPDGQTLASSGDGNDKIIKLWNLLEKEVRTLSGHSGWFSAINCLVFSPDGKLLVSGSKDKTIKIWQVDTQQELKTIIAHSDSVTSLAIDSQGQWLFSGSKDKTLKIWDFKTGELITTITHTDKVYSVSFDSNCQRIATGCGDKKIRIFDLHEVVK; the protein is encoded by the coding sequence ATGGGTAATTTAATTGGTGCTAAGATTTTAGAAGGACATACTAAATCTGTAAAAACCGTTGCTTTTAGTGCTGATGGTCAAGTCTTAGCAAGTGGCAGTAAGGACAAAACCATTAAGTTATGGTATTTAGGAAAAAATAAACAAATTACGTTGACTGGTCATGGAGACTCTGAATGGTTTGCTAATATTAATTCAGTGGCTTTTAATTCCCCTTACAAATTGTTAGGAAGTGCAAGTGATGATAAAACGATTAGATTATGGTCATTAGAGACGGGAAAAGAAGTTAAGAAATTTATGAATAATGACGAAAAAGTTTATTCCCTGGCGTTTAGTCCTGATGGTAAACTATTAGCAAGTGGTGGGGAAGATAAAACAGTTAAGTTGTGGTCGATCACGGAAAATCAACATCTTTATACATTTCAAGGTCATAATGATGGTGTTTTATCTGTGGTTTTTAGTCCTGATGGTCAAACTTTAGCGAGTTCTGGAGATGGTAATGATAAAATTATTAAACTATGGAATTTATTAGAAAAAGAAGTAAGAACTTTATCGGGACATTCAGGATGGTTTTCAGCAATTAATTGTTTAGTTTTTAGTCCTGATGGTAAATTATTAGTGAGTGGCAGTAAAGATAAAACTATTAAGATTTGGCAGGTAGATACTCAACAAGAATTAAAAACAATTATAGCACATTCTGATTCAGTTACTTCATTAGCAATCGATTCTCAAGGTCAATGGTTATTCAGTGGAAGTAAAGATAAAACCCTCAAAATTTGGGATTTTAAAACAGGAGAATTAATTACAACAATTACTCATACTGATAAGGTTTATTCCGTTTCTTTTGATTCCAATTGTCAGAGAATAGCAACGGGTTGTGGTGACAAAAAAATCAGGATTTTCGATCTACATGAGGTCGTTAAATAA
- the queF gene encoding preQ(1) synthase has translation MSQVSQSDPSTTKYGERHIAEGQMITFPNPRVGRRYDIQVTLPEFTCKCPFSGYPDFATLYLTYVPDQKVVELKALKLYINSYRDRYISHEESINQILDDFVAACEPLEATLKGDFNPRGNVHTVIEVRHQKTVN, from the coding sequence ATGAGTCAAGTCTCTCAGTCTGATCCCTCTACAACGAAATATGGGGAACGTCACATTGCAGAAGGGCAAATGATCACCTTTCCTAACCCACGGGTGGGCCGACGTTATGATATTCAGGTGACTTTACCTGAATTTACTTGTAAATGTCCTTTTTCTGGTTATCCTGATTTTGCGACTCTCTATCTGACTTATGTACCAGATCAAAAAGTGGTGGAGTTAAAGGCGTTAAAATTGTATATTAATAGTTACCGCGATCGCTACATTTCCCATGAGGAGTCGATTAATCAAATTCTTGATGATTTTGTGGCAGCTTGTGAACCTTTAGAAGCAACCCTAAAGGGTGATTTTAACCCTAGAGGCAATGTTCATACTGTGATTGAAGTTCGTCATCAAAAAACGGTTAATTAA